The following proteins are encoded in a genomic region of Methylococcales bacterium:
- the dnaJ gene encoding molecular chaperone DnaJ, producing the protein MAKEDFYKLLSIDKNASDAEIKKSYRRLAMKYHPDRNTDKPEIAEKKFKEIKEAYEILSDPKKRSAYDQFGHAGVDPSMQGGQGGGDGFGDIFGDVFGDIFGGGGRQRSSVQQGSDLRYNLELTLEEAVGGTNTKIRVPVLSKCGTCHGSGAKKGSSPVSCAMCHGLGQVRMQQGFFSVQQACPTCHGSGKQIKDPCRKCDGQGRVQETKTLSVKIPAGVDTGDRIRLAGEGEAGERGGPAGDLYVQVQVKEHSIFTREDANLYCEVPISFPTACLGGDIEVPTLDGKVKLKIPVETQTGKLFRLRGKGVKPVRGGGALGDLLCRVQIETPVKLTKDQKDLVEKLAQSLMGGGKQHSPQEHSWTDGVKSFF; encoded by the coding sequence ATGGCAAAAGAAGATTTTTATAAACTCCTAAGCATTGATAAAAATGCGAGCGATGCTGAAATTAAAAAAAGTTATCGTCGTTTGGCAATGAAATATCATCCAGATAGAAATACGGATAAGCCAGAAATCGCTGAAAAAAAGTTTAAAGAAATAAAAGAGGCCTACGAAATTTTATCTGATCCGAAAAAACGCTCTGCGTATGACCAATTTGGACATGCAGGCGTTGATCCTTCTATGCAAGGAGGACAGGGAGGCGGTGATGGTTTTGGGGATATTTTTGGCGATGTGTTCGGCGATATTTTCGGTGGCGGTGGTCGTCAACGTAGCAGTGTGCAACAGGGTTCTGATTTACGCTATAACCTTGAATTAACCTTAGAAGAAGCGGTGGGGGGGACCAATACTAAAATTCGTGTTCCTGTATTATCAAAATGTGGCACCTGTCATGGTTCTGGGGCTAAAAAAGGCTCATCACCTGTGAGTTGTGCGATGTGTCATGGCTTAGGTCAGGTCCGAATGCAACAGGGATTTTTCTCAGTCCAACAAGCATGTCCGACGTGTCACGGGTCAGGAAAGCAAATTAAAGACCCTTGCCGTAAATGTGATGGACAAGGACGCGTTCAAGAAACTAAAACTCTATCGGTTAAAATTCCAGCAGGAGTTGATACAGGCGATAGAATCCGTTTAGCGGGTGAAGGCGAAGCGGGTGAACGAGGCGGGCCTGCCGGTGATTTATATGTGCAAGTTCAAGTTAAAGAGCATTCAATTTTTACCCGTGAAGACGCTAATTTATATTGTGAGGTTCCCATTAGCTTTCCAACGGCGTGTTTGGGAGGGGACATCGAAGTCCCGACTTTAGATGGTAAAGTTAAATTAAAAATTCCAGTAGAAACTCAAACGGGTAAATTATTTCGTTTACGGGGTAAAGGGGTTAAGCCTGTTCGGGGGGGGGGGGCTTTGGGTGATTTGCTTTGTCGCGTACAAATTGAAACGCCTGTTAAACTTACAAAAGATCAAAAAGATTTAGTCGAAAAATTGGCCCAATCACTGATGGGTGGCGGTAAACAACATAGTCCACAAGAACATTCATGGACCGATGGTGTTAAAAGTTTTTTTTGA
- a CDS encoding glycosyltransferase family A protein, producing the protein MTFISVIIPTFNRASVLQRALNSIYAQTYPADEVIVVDDGSTDDTEQMIATYFPQVIYSYQTNQGVSAARNTGINQAKGNWLAFLDSDDEWLPTKLFQQVNSLKNTDYHVCHTEEIWIRNGVRVNQMKKHKKIGGWIFKECLPLCAMSPSSIMIHRHVFNEVGLFDLSFPACEDYDLWLKITEKYPVLLIESPQIKKYGGHDDQLSQQYWGMDRFRIQALENCINRGKLSLEDRGYAIEMLLKKATIFQKGTLKRGKKDAFEYYQRLINSFEKPDKR; encoded by the coding sequence GTGACCTTTATTTCTGTTATTATTCCAACGTTTAACCGTGCTAGCGTATTACAGCGAGCGTTAAACTCTATTTATGCACAAACCTACCCTGCCGATGAAGTGATTGTGGTTGACGACGGTTCGACCGATGATACGGAGCAAATGATTGCCACCTATTTTCCACAGGTTATTTATAGTTATCAAACGAATCAAGGGGTGAGTGCGGCACGGAATACAGGGATTAATCAGGCAAAAGGAAACTGGCTGGCGTTCTTAGATTCTGATGATGAATGGTTACCAACTAAACTGTTCCAACAAGTCAATAGCCTTAAAAACACGGATTATCACGTCTGTCATACCGAAGAAATTTGGATACGCAATGGGGTTCGTGTTAATCAAATGAAAAAGCATAAAAAAATAGGGGGATGGATTTTTAAAGAATGCTTACCCTTGTGTGCGATGTCTCCGTCCTCAATTATGATTCATCGTCATGTTTTTAACGAAGTCGGGTTATTCGATTTATCGTTTCCTGCCTGTGAAGATTATGATTTATGGTTAAAAATCACCGAAAAATACCCTGTTTTATTGATTGAATCGCCTCAAATTAAAAAATATGGGGGGCATGATGATCAGTTATCACAGCAATACTGGGGAATGGATCGGTTTAGAATTCAAGCTTTAGAAAATTGTATCAATCGTGGGAAGCTTAGTTTGGAAGATAGGGGGTATGCAATTGAAATGTTGCTTAAAAAAGCCACTATTTTTCAAAAAGGGACATTAAAGCGAGGTAAAAAAGACGCGTTTGAGTACTATCAACGATTAATAAATTCCTTTGAAAAACCTGACAAACGTTAA
- the sufT gene encoding putative Fe-S cluster assembly protein SufT, giving the protein MSESREAVILSRDVNIVMIPDGNHGILNQGQEVTIHQSLGSNYTVITEHGHMVRIAGVDADALGKDPHQLHTLVLETDIKSVEKNCWEVMKTVYDPEIPVNIVDLGLIYHCNVSPTANEDKLNDVHIMMTLTAPGCGMGPVLQGDIDKSIRALPGVSSVNIELVLDPPWSREMMTEAAQVQLGLF; this is encoded by the coding sequence ATGTCAGAATCAAGAGAAGCTGTTATTTTAAGTCGTGATGTTAATATTGTAATGATTCCTGATGGTAATCATGGCATATTAAATCAAGGTCAAGAGGTGACTATTCATCAATCCCTTGGCAGTAATTATACCGTTATTACCGAACATGGTCACATGGTTCGTATTGCAGGGGTTGATGCAGATGCCTTAGGAAAAGATCCGCATCAACTGCATACGTTGGTTTTAGAGACCGATATAAAGTCAGTTGAAAAAAATTGTTGGGAAGTGATGAAAACGGTTTATGATCCTGAAATCCCCGTTAATATCGTCGATTTAGGGTTGATTTATCATTGCAATGTGAGTCCGACGGCCAATGAAGATAAATTAAATGATGTTCACATTATGATGACCTTAACTGCGCCAGGTTGTGGGATGGGGCCTGTTTTACAGGGGGACATTGATAAATCAATTCGAGCGTTACCCGGTGTCAGTTCGGTTAATATCGAATTAGTGTTAGATCCCCCTTGGTCTCGCGAAATGATGACTGAGGCTGCCCAAGTTCAATTAGGCTTATTTTAA
- a CDS encoding SDR family NAD(P)-dependent oxidoreductase, producing the protein MLLENKVILVTGAGGGLGGTASLALAEQGAHVILLDKSIPKLEKVYDAIVAQGFNEPILYPFDLAGSSEVQYEELAMTIATKYGALHGLLHSAVEFSAYSPIATYRTKEWGDALNVNLNAPFLLTRVLLPVLQKSEHASIVFTSDSSAQKMNAYAGAYGVSKVAVEALAHILAKELERSGKIRVNSLIPGVIDSPLRKKSFPAEDKTQLPRMDSLNEIYTYLFSDKSIGVTAQSLDAQTYSYE; encoded by the coding sequence ATGTTGTTAGAAAATAAAGTGATTTTAGTTACAGGCGCAGGGGGTGGGCTCGGTGGGACTGCTTCATTAGCCTTAGCGGAGCAGGGCGCGCATGTTATTTTATTAGACAAAAGCATTCCTAAATTAGAAAAAGTTTATGATGCAATTGTCGCTCAAGGTTTTAATGAGCCGATACTTTACCCTTTTGATTTAGCAGGGTCGAGTGAGGTTCAGTACGAAGAGCTTGCAATGACCATTGCAACTAAATACGGAGCGTTACACGGATTATTGCATTCAGCCGTTGAGTTTAGTGCCTACTCTCCGATTGCGACTTACCGCACTAAAGAATGGGGAGATGCCCTTAATGTTAATTTAAATGCGCCTTTTTTATTAACCCGCGTTTTATTACCCGTTTTGCAAAAAAGTGAACACGCCTCAATTGTCTTTACGTCGGATTCTTCGGCGCAAAAAATGAACGCTTATGCAGGGGCTTATGGTGTTTCTAAAGTTGCGGTAGAGGCTTTAGCGCATATCTTAGCGAAAGAATTAGAACGTTCGGGAAAAATTAGAGTGAATAGCTTAATTCCTGGCGTGATAGATTCGCCTTTACGCAAAAAATCTTTCCCCGCAGAAGATAAAACTCAATTACCGAGAATGGATTCTTTAAACGAAATTTACACCTATTTATTCAGCGATAAAAGTATTGGGGTGACAGCTCAGAGCTTAGACGCACAAACTTATTCCTACGAGTAA
- a CDS encoding ATP-binding protein translates to MQTLKRSNENLLRQHIIVVEKLLHVSSKNALLMNDITALETLTTELLQTNLFIYLRFLDDNGRIIAKGGDTVLLKQKILKDTSLKTAKDTMFDASLSMDYEAVHYGTLQWGFSTKLLEKYQYETAQPIIVLALLKSLLFILFSFALNCYLIRRLQKESHHFAAGNLSYRRHINGNNGFVETVTLLMAQLEKSQQQLSAEILAREQADKHLQQVNAELAHFTTIAAHHLQEPPRRLINFVQRLKIQLSSIILTEDAKMSLLFIEQSAIRQRALVQGLEHFFTVTTLKPPSKNLELYPVLEKVLQKFAHTIKILNATVTLDDLPPIKIDESRWYDICVMLIDNALYYHHPDRVPVINIKSDSKLGKNYYYFIDNGIGIPKQYYERVFKIFERLQVCDEQERTGTGLAIVKQLVEGCHGRIFLQETLKGGITVVLEFPKITHSRFSND, encoded by the coding sequence TTGCAGACTCTGAAACGATCTAATGAAAACTTATTACGGCAACATATCATTGTTGTGGAAAAATTATTGCACGTAAGCTCTAAAAATGCGTTATTAATGAATGATATTACGGCCCTAGAAACACTTACGACCGAACTATTACAAACAAATTTATTTATTTATTTACGTTTTTTAGATGATAATGGGCGTATTATTGCGAAAGGAGGGGATACTGTGTTGTTAAAGCAAAAAATTTTGAAAGATACCTCCCTGAAAACAGCCAAGGATACTATGTTTGACGCTTCATTATCAATGGATTATGAGGCCGTTCATTATGGTACTTTACAATGGGGTTTTTCAACTAAATTATTGGAAAAATATCAATATGAAACCGCACAACCTATTATTGTTTTAGCGCTATTAAAGAGTCTTCTTTTTATTTTATTCTCATTTGCCTTAAATTGCTACTTAATACGCCGATTACAAAAGGAAAGTCACCATTTTGCAGCAGGTAACTTAAGTTATCGTCGGCATATTAACGGAAATAATGGCTTCGTTGAAACCGTGACTTTGCTAATGGCGCAATTAGAAAAATCACAGCAACAGTTATCGGCTGAAATTTTAGCGCGCGAGCAAGCGGATAAACATTTACAACAAGTTAATGCTGAATTAGCCCATTTCACGACGATTGCAGCTCATCATCTGCAAGAGCCGCCTCGACGTTTAATTAATTTTGTACAGCGTTTAAAAATACAACTTTCCTCAATAATACTGACAGAGGATGCAAAAATGTCATTACTGTTTATAGAACAAAGTGCAATTCGTCAGCGTGCTTTAGTTCAAGGTCTTGAACATTTTTTTACGGTTACTACGCTAAAACCGCCTTCAAAAAATCTCGAATTATACCCAGTTTTAGAAAAAGTTTTACAAAAGTTTGCTCATACGATTAAAATTCTTAATGCGACCGTTACCCTTGATGACTTACCACCGATTAAGATTGATGAGTCTCGTTGGTATGATATTTGTGTCATGCTCATAGATAATGCGTTGTATTATCATCATCCTGATAGAGTCCCTGTTATAAACATTAAAAGTGATTCAAAATTAGGAAAAAATTATTATTACTTTATAGATAATGGAATTGGAATTCCAAAACAATATTATGAGCGTGTTTTTAAAATTTTTGAACGTTTGCAGGTTTGTGATGAGCAAGAACGAACAGGCACTGGGCTTGCGATTGTAAAGCAACTGGTCGAGGGGTGTCATGGACGTATTTTTTTACAAGAAACGCTTAAGGGTGGGATTACGGTTGTTTTAGAATTTCCGAAAATAACCCATAGTCGGTTTTCTAATGATTAA
- a CDS encoding response regulator: MINQPPTSFEILLLEDEPADAYLVKVAFKENLINTHLHHVTDGCEGLEFLQQCGKYKGVPRPNLILLDINMPRMNGHEFLIKIKADNALKNIPVVVLTTSDVENDVIKAYEQGAAGYITKPVDITSFISAINRLIDYWLALVRLPTGKHYE, encoded by the coding sequence ATGATTAATCAACCACCGACCTCGTTTGAAATTTTACTGCTTGAAGATGAGCCAGCGGATGCTTATTTAGTTAAGGTTGCATTTAAAGAAAACCTTATTAATACCCATTTGCACCATGTTACTGATGGCTGTGAGGGCTTAGAATTTTTACAGCAATGCGGAAAATATAAAGGCGTTCCACGGCCTAATTTAATCCTGCTTGATATTAATATGCCGCGTATGAATGGGCATGAATTTTTAATTAAAATAAAAGCAGACAACGCATTAAAAAATATTCCTGTTGTCGTTTTAACGACATCTGATGTTGAAAATGATGTTATTAAGGCTTACGAACAAGGAGCCGCAGGTTATATTACTAAGCCTGTTGATATAACAAGCTTTATAAGTGCCATTAATCGATTGATTGATTATTGGTTAGCCTTAGTTCGTTTACCTACGGGGAAACACTATGAGTAG
- the dapB gene encoding 4-hydroxy-tetrahydrodipicolinate reductase, whose amino-acid sequence MTRIAIIGASGRMGRCLIQAAVNEKLLSVAVSRSFVGKDAGDLAGAGTQNISVCYDLEAVLDDFDVLVDFTRPAATLEHLKVCRKAGKKIVIGTTGFTDDEKAEIKEASKDIGVMLSPNMSIGVNISLKLLEMTAKIMGDYTDIEIIEAHHRHKVDSPSGTALLMGQVIADTLGWDLEEHAVYGRGKGNIGERESEIIGFSTVRGGDIVAEHTVMFADEGERVEITHKASNRMTFANGAIRAAKWLMEEKNGIYDMQDVLGLSSLHMTRLGLLETDPQVTRDLIHRS is encoded by the coding sequence ATGACAAGAATTGCGATTATTGGTGCGTCAGGACGCATGGGACGCTGTTTAATACAAGCGGCTGTTAATGAGAAATTACTGAGTGTAGCGGTTTCTCGTAGCTTCGTTGGTAAAGATGCCGGTGATCTTGCTGGGGCGGGTACACAAAATATTAGTGTGTGTTATGACTTAGAAGCCGTCTTAGATGATTTTGATGTGTTGGTTGATTTTACACGTCCTGCGGCTACTCTTGAGCATTTAAAAGTTTGTCGAAAAGCCGGTAAAAAAATTGTTATTGGCACGACAGGGTTTACAGATGATGAAAAAGCGGAAATTAAAGAAGCGTCAAAAGATATTGGTGTTATGTTGTCACCTAATATGAGTATTGGCGTTAATATATCGCTCAAATTATTGGAAATGACGGCCAAAATTATGGGGGATTATACCGATATTGAAATTATTGAAGCGCATCATCGCCATAAAGTTGACTCTCCCTCTGGAACGGCTTTATTAATGGGACAAGTTATTGCTGATACGTTAGGCTGGGATTTAGAAGAACATGCAGTCTATGGCCGAGGTAAAGGAAATATTGGCGAGCGTGAATCTGAAATTATAGGGTTTTCAACGGTTAGAGGGGGCGATATTGTCGCCGAGCATACCGTTATGTTTGCTGATGAAGGGGAACGCGTTGAAATTACCCATAAAGCAAGTAATCGAATGACCTTTGCTAATGGGGCGATTCGAGCGGCTAAGTGGTTAATGGAAGAAAAAAATGGAATTTATGATATGCAGGATGTTCTTGGACTTTCTTCGTTACACATGACGCGATTAGGATTATTGGAAACCGATCCTCAAGTAACGCGAGATTTAATTCACCGCTCTTAA
- a CDS encoding diguanylate cyclase: protein MSSVKTIKVLLIEDEPGDAGLVQISLRHTEVVCFKLNWVETLSDAKIQLEGQHFDVVLLDLSLPDSIGLNTLKNTQIIAPEIPIIVLTGQTDTEFALKTLKIGAADYLVKGDFSQDSLIRTIRYTLQRSEMEKRNQLLVAALNATANGIIITDRKATIKWANPAFTKLTGFSLKEAIGHKPSELIKSSEQAQPYYQQMWKTLLSGKPWRGEIINRRKEGTLYHEELNIAPVLNKAGIIEHFIGIKEDISSRKNMEKKLQTLANTDPLTGLFNRRVFLERLEEETELLNCSKEYFSTLLMLDLDFFKHVNDNYGHATGDKVLCHFADTLTATLRSIDLAARLGGEEFAILLPATKAEGALVIAERLRLIIAKESVEYRTHQVHVTVSIGVAALSKEDNDYEDVLHRADAALYCAKDKGRNQSCLFSYPEGNDCKNKN from the coding sequence ATGAGTAGCGTAAAAACCATAAAGGTTCTATTAATAGAAGATGAGCCAGGTGATGCTGGGTTAGTTCAAATTAGTTTGCGACACACTGAGGTTGTTTGTTTTAAACTCAATTGGGTTGAAACATTGAGTGATGCAAAAATACAATTAGAAGGTCAGCACTTTGATGTGGTGTTATTAGACTTATCGTTACCTGATTCGATAGGACTAAACACACTAAAAAACACTCAAATTATCGCGCCTGAAATTCCTATTATTGTATTGACAGGACAAACAGATACCGAATTTGCCTTAAAAACGCTAAAAATAGGGGCAGCAGATTATTTAGTGAAAGGGGATTTTAGTCAAGATAGCTTAATTCGTACTATTCGCTACACCCTACAGCGATCAGAAATGGAAAAGCGTAACCAATTGTTAGTAGCGGCTTTAAATGCAACGGCAAATGGGATTATTATTACCGATCGTAAAGCCACTATAAAATGGGCTAATCCTGCCTTTACAAAATTAACAGGGTTTAGCTTAAAAGAAGCGATTGGACACAAACCCTCTGAATTAATTAAATCCAGTGAACAAGCGCAGCCTTATTATCAACAAATGTGGAAAACCTTATTATCAGGAAAACCGTGGCGAGGTGAAATTATTAATAGGCGTAAAGAGGGGACGTTATATCATGAAGAACTGAATATTGCGCCTGTACTGAATAAAGCAGGGATTATTGAACATTTTATTGGTATTAAAGAAGACATTAGTTCCCGTAAAAATATGGAAAAAAAATTACAAACATTAGCGAATACAGATCCGTTAACAGGGCTTTTTAATCGTCGGGTTTTTTTAGAGCGTTTAGAAGAGGAAACAGAATTATTAAATTGCTCGAAAGAATATTTTTCGACCTTACTGATGTTAGATTTAGATTTTTTTAAACACGTTAATGATAATTATGGACATGCAACAGGGGATAAGGTTTTATGTCATTTTGCGGATACACTAACGGCTACATTACGTTCTATCGACTTAGCCGCTCGTTTAGGGGGAGAAGAGTTTGCAATTTTATTACCGGCAACGAAAGCGGAGGGGGCGTTGGTTATTGCCGAACGTTTACGTTTAATTATTGCGAAAGAATCGGTTGAGTATCGAACTCATCAAGTTCATGTTACGGTAAGTATTGGCGTTGCAGCGTTATCAAAAGAAGATAATGACTATGAGGATGTTCTTCATCGAGCGGATGCGGCTCTTTATTGTGCTAAAGATAAAGGGAGAAACCAAAGCTGCTTGTTTTCTTACCCAGAAGGAAATGATTGTAAAAATAAAAACTAA
- a CDS encoding HAD-IA family hydrolase, with product MFELKCVLFDLDGTLVDTAPDLIASLNYALTHHGFNPVEAYKVRPYISYGAVAMINKANVDANEEIKANILETLLNYYQANILHHGGLFDGMGATLALIEEKGLKWGVITNKQQRLSVPLMEALALTDRAACLISGDSCNHSKPHPEPMLTACTHAAVNPKDCVYIGDAKHDMIAGRAVNMKTLAAIYGYLTVDDKPETWQADALVQSPKQINEWINKALCC from the coding sequence ATGTTTGAATTAAAATGTGTTTTATTTGATTTAGACGGAACCCTTGTTGATACGGCCCCTGATTTAATTGCGAGCTTAAATTATGCGTTAACGCATCATGGTTTTAATCCCGTTGAAGCCTATAAAGTCAGACCTTATATTAGCTATGGGGCGGTTGCGATGATTAATAAGGCTAATGTTGATGCGAATGAAGAAATAAAAGCTAATATTTTAGAAACGTTACTCAACTATTATCAAGCTAATATTTTACACCACGGTGGGCTTTTTGACGGAATGGGCGCAACGTTAGCCTTGATTGAAGAGAAAGGACTTAAATGGGGGGTTATTACGAATAAACAGCAGCGTTTGAGCGTTCCCCTTATGGAGGCACTCGCTCTTACCGATAGAGCCGCTTGTTTAATTAGTGGCGATAGTTGTAACCACAGCAAGCCTCATCCAGAACCGATGTTGACTGCTTGCACGCATGCAGCGGTTAACCCTAAAGACTGTGTCTATATTGGCGACGCAAAACACGATATGATAGCAGGACGTGCTGTTAATATGAAAACATTGGCCGCAATCTATGGTTATTTAACGGTTGATGATAAGCCCGAAACATGGCAAGCGGATGCGTTAGTTCAATCACCTAAACAAATTAATGAATGGATAAATAAAGCATTATGTTGTTAG
- the ubiG gene encoding bifunctional 2-polyprenyl-6-hydroxyphenol methylase/3-demethylubiquinol 3-O-methyltransferase UbiG gives MTTNNVHLHEINKFGSQAERWWDPQGDFKTLHDVNPLRLQFIKEHAELDGKQVVDVGCGGGILTEGLAKNGATALGIDLSEDLIDVADLHGLESGVNARYQKISVESLAETHAEKFDYVTCMEMLEHVPDPGSIIGACAKLVKPDGMVFFSTLNRKPKAYLLAIVAAENLLKIIPKGTHDYKTFIKPSELSQSARAAGLELQGMVGIEYNPLTKQLHLGTDIDVNYIAVFKRPR, from the coding sequence ATGACAACAAATAACGTACATTTACACGAAATTAATAAGTTTGGTTCACAAGCCGAACGTTGGTGGGATCCTCAAGGTGATTTTAAAACCTTACATGACGTGAATCCGTTGCGATTACAGTTCATCAAAGAACATGCTGAACTGGATGGCAAGCAGGTTGTTGATGTCGGTTGTGGCGGAGGGATTTTAACCGAAGGGTTAGCTAAAAATGGGGCAACGGCTTTAGGAATTGATCTAAGCGAGGATTTAATTGATGTTGCCGATTTGCATGGATTAGAATCAGGCGTTAATGCACGCTATCAAAAAATAAGTGTTGAAAGTTTAGCTGAAACTCATGCTGAGAAATTTGATTATGTTACGTGTATGGAAATGCTTGAGCATGTGCCAGACCCAGGTTCGATTATTGGTGCCTGTGCAAAATTAGTTAAACCCGACGGGATGGTTTTTTTCTCAACCCTTAACCGAAAACCGAAAGCTTACTTATTAGCGATTGTTGCGGCAGAAAATTTATTGAAAATAATACCTAAAGGGACGCATGATTATAAAACCTTTATTAAACCATCGGAATTAAGTCAGTCTGCTCGTGCCGCAGGATTAGAATTGCAAGGAATGGTCGGGATTGAATATAACCCGTTAACGAAGCAGCTTCACTTAGGGACGGATATTGATGTTAATTATATTGCCGTTTTTAAACGACCTCGTTAA